In the Brachionichthys hirsutus isolate HB-005 chromosome 13, CSIRO-AGI_Bhir_v1, whole genome shotgun sequence genome, TCGCCTCAGATTAGTTTCACTCCAATGACATCCAGTTGCCTTATTTGGCTTCAGGTTTGAGCTGCAGTCTTTGCATTTCTCACCTTATTGATGACGCGTCGACCcaggaaaggaaaagatgaaGAGCAGTCGTTTCAACAGTCTCCAGTCGATTTCTTTGGCGATTAAAGTGTCAAAGTGTTCCTGCAACACATTCAGTTTTAGATACGACGGGGCTCTTCAGCCCTCAATGGGCGACAGGCCAAAGTAAAAGCAGTGCAACATTTGTGCATTTGGTGACATCACAAGGGACTGGATGGTTCTCTGGCTGCAGAATATTATTTTCATCACACTGGATCGTCCAAGCCACAAAGAAGACGTCatcatgaggaagtctggagtggcagagaagtatgtcggagtagttcaggacatgtatgacagttgtacgacagtAGTGAAGTGTGTAGTAGGAGTAACGGgggtttagtgtagaggtgggatgcaccagggatcagctctgagcccctttttgtttgccatggtgatggatagactaacagatgaggtgagacaggaagctccttggaatatgatgtttgcagatgacattgtgaccTGCAGGTAGAGAAGAATCTAGaaaagtggaggtctgctctagaaaagagaggaatgaaggtgagaggagtaaaacagagtacatgtgtgtaaatgagaaggtcccagggggaacagtgaagctacaaggaatagacgtagaggaggtagaggacttcaggtacctcgggtcaacaaagcagtggtgaggacagccatgatggacggcttagagacagtggtgaggacagccatgatggacggcttagagacagtggtgaggacagccatgatggacggcttagagacggtggtgaggacagccatgatggacagcttagggacagtggtgaggacagccatgatggacagcttagggacagtggtgaggacagccatgatggacggcttagagacagtggtgaggacagccatgatggacggtttagagacagtgtctctgaggaaaagacaggaggcggagctagaagtggaggagatgaagatgctgaggttctccttggaccaggttggacaggattagaaatgagacaataagagggacagtgaaggttagacgttttggagacaagctcagagagaccagactttgatggtttggacatgtccagaggagagacagggactatatcggtagaaggatgctgaggatggagctgccgtTTTTAGATTCATGCTCTCGGTGAATGGCAGTCGTGGTTTGAGTGATCCCCGCGGACTGAAATCAGGGCTGAGCTCAGCGTCTGAGCCAGACGACATGTTGAATGATACCAGCGGTTATTAAAATCAGGACATGTCGGGTTTACACCTTGTTGTTCTTTGCTCAGCTGGTTCGCACCTGTCTTACATCTATTAGGAAAATCAGCTGTCATTTCTGGCATTTGCCAGTGGATTGGCTGGGATGGGATGTCATTCTTTCTCAGCATTGGGCAGCAAAAGCATCTGGTAAGTGCTGAATGTTCATTtatgattttatatatatatatatttatattctcaCATTAAGTTCGGTTTTTATGTTTCGGATTAAAGCATGATTAGAGGAACTTCTGTTGTTAGTTGTCTGTAAAATTGTAAAAGTTTCACTTAAAAAAATGtgagataaaaagaaaaaacagaaccaAAGAAATCTGCCGACACAGCAAAGCCTTGATTTCCATGCCGTTATTCTGCTTTATTCTGCTTGACTTCAGGATGTTTGTCATGGAtctttatttaaccctttattgccaaacgcatcatatttgatacacatggacTTTCAGGATTTTGACACTTCTACTTCAGTTTGATTCCCCCACCCAAAAAAGGTGATAGATACAAGCCCTGCATTGTCCATGATTCCatgaattcttcttcttctttttttttttttacaaatttgtcagaaggttccagtaagaccttattttccaaaaattagagcggtgatgatgatgatgatgaatatatttattagatagaatgttagggtacaagtacagtcaaacagtagtatgtgttacagtacaagtacagtcaaacatcctgtttaagaggagcatttctaaaaagcccttgtggtcttgtttccgttgaaagtccttcgtacataaatcatccacatttaacaatacaaattgtattgacgattacttcatggtgcgggccATAAAGGGTTAAAGAGCTGTTTTTACTAGATCCGCGTTGGATTCAATGTAGTTCTGTGACTAATTGTAATAGAATAATTCACAATGCAGTGAAGGTACCAAACTTGTGAAGCAGCTACCTGCACAGTGACACGATTACCACTAGGGCAACGAAGACGTCCCAAAGCTCTGTATTTATCAGCCTCTCTTCTCTGATGGCGTTCCTTTCAGTTTTATACGCTTGTCTGGAATAAGATGAAGCATTTCACCAATGCCACGTTCCCAAACGGGACCTGTGGGAATGAACGTGGCAACGTCGCGGGCCTCTCAGTCATCGACCTCTTCCCTATCCTCGTCGGGGTGCCGGTGACCACCAAAGTGCTGTGGATCACCTTCACGTCCAAGAAGACGTTTGACATCCTGAATTGTAATCTGGCTCTCTTCCTCTACTTGCAGTACCTGTTCTCCGtcgtgcatttatttttcatgcatttgtggCCAGGGGTCCACAGAATGATCCTTCGGTTTCTCATCACTTATGCACAAGTGGGAGGACCAACGGCCTTGTCTTTGATCTGCATCGAGCGGTACGTGGCCGTGGTTTATCCCACTTCTTACCCTCTGCTGAAGACGTACAGATTCAGAGACGTCGGGGCGATCTCGGTGTGGCTGTGGTCTCTGCCCCTTGCGTTTCTAAATGTTTATGTATTGCGGAGTGGCTCAGACATCAAAAGAAACTTCTTTATTGCTCTTCCAGTCCTGTGGCTTGGACTTATGACGTTACTGATAATGAAAAGCAGCATCATAATCTCACGAGCTCTGAAGAAGTCTGGTCCAGGGAGTGAAAAGATGCATCCGGCCAAGAGGAGAGCCTATAAGATCGTCTATGTCAACGCAGTCATCCTTTCCGTTTGTTACGCGCCACTTACTATCATGCAAAGACTTACATTTCTGCCTGAATGCATGTTTGACCATGTCGTTGATCCTATCTGCTTACTGCTGTTGTCTGTTGCAAGTGTCGTGCAGCCGCTGTTTTACCTCTCAACTCAAGGCAAATTAAACTGCTTGAAGTGGGGGAGGGagtgatttgtaaaaaaaaaaaactttttaaaaacaacGGCCACCAGAGACGGATCCAACACGTCTCTGGCTCTGCCACCGAGATAGGCCGCCTTCGATTCGTCCGACTGGAGAAACTAAAGGATAAAGTACGTAGAACAGGGGAGGCTCTCCGTCGGTTGTATCCATTGCATCCATTGTGATGCCAAAGGATTTGAgagattataaataaataaaacaaataagaGAGCTTTGAGATTCATGAGATGTAATAATAAATGAGTGAAGGGAACTTGTGGCTACcaggtaaataaatgaaatggccaaaatggaaaaaacaacaacaaatctgcagatttgtaaatgtatttaaatgtatttattaccaTTTGGTTGACAAATATTTACACAGCACATGATGAGAATGCAAATCCATTCAAATAAAAGGCAAAAGGGAATAGAAAGCAGTGAATGCTGGTCGAGTTGAGATTGTAACGATATGAAATACAGCAGCAAACAGAGAAATAGACATTTAAATCatgtgtactgtatgtatatgtatatatatatatataacagggaggttttggtttttatttgttgtggaaTATTTACCTAGTGATGTGTTAATACTCGGAATATCAAtactttcttttgtttttagtgagacatactgtatttatatggtatttatgtatttatgagAAGGCAACTGACAATAATTTGCCAGACTTTGTGGTAAATTGTTGAATTAATCACACATGGCGGCGTCTACTTGAAGCTTGCATAATTTATAAATGCCAAGCTTGTGCAATTTGACTATAGTGGCTAGAAAGGATCTGATCTTCAACAGAATGCCAGTTTTCTCTTTTGGCACcagttaaatgttaaataacatttttaaactCATCAGGTGTCATCGGTTATAGCAGATAATTTTTTTACAGTCACCAAACAGTCACATAAATCCAGCAAAGCGCGCtgcttgaaataaaaaagagacaGTCTCCATGGCAACTAGTAACTACCCATCGGATGCATTTGTAGTTCACAATTACCGAACTCTTTAAGGGCAGTTTGTGCTGCATGGGTCCCCTGACGAAAAGTAACTGAACACACTAACCAGCGGAAACATGGTTACGGCGCCCAGCAGGGAGCCCAGCTGCACCACGGCCCCACACCACACGAGGGCGCTGTGGCCTTCGTCGCGCAGGATCACCCCGATGATCACCTTCACGTAGGACAGAGCGAGAACGAAGAGGATCCAGGCCAACACCTGTGGAGCAGGTGGCGTTGGTTCCCGTCACGAAGGCCGTGACGTTGTAACAGAAGCGAACGACGGTCACGCTGATCCATACTCACAATGACGACTCCGCCTGAGCGTTCGTGAAGGAGAAGCGGACATGGACTCAGCGCCGCCATGCCCATTATATAAGCTCCAGCGCCGCTGCCAATCAACGTGAGAGcgcccatcagcagcagcgatcTGTGCAGTGACAGTGAAATAACGGGCAACGCCCAACGACATTAAAATACCACCACAGCCAATCACGTTGCAACATTTTATTCTTGTACAAATCATGTCCGATTTTCTAATAAAATTGATCAACTTTTTGTGAACGCACCAATTTGTTACTGACCTCATAGGAAAGAACAAGGCAATGAAGCAGGCCAGAGGGTTGGACACGGCGGCCATGGTGGCCGATAAGTGGTAGATGTTATTCCCGTAGGGCATGCACGAGTAGGACTGCACCGACGGAAGCGCCACGTTGGTCAGAGCGTTCACCCAGGCCAGGATCGCAAAGATATAAAGCAGCTCCACGCAGCTGTAGGAGCCGGCGCCGAAGGTGCTCCGGGACTTGTGGGGATCCACCACGGGTTTCTGTTCGGCCCACTTCCTTTTCCTCCGAGACGTCTCTCTCACCCCATTGGTGTATTGTCCACTGGGGCGCTCCCTGGCCACAGATGGGTGGTAGTTCAACAGCAGGAATGCCAGTAGGCACACCAGCATCATGgcactgaggaagaagaaaaacacctcGGCCGAGAAGTTGGCAGGCTGATAGTGGgcctggaggtcaaaggtcacagagcTGTTGGATGAGCTCAGCGTGAGGTTCGTAGTTTGGGTGCCGTTTAAGCAATCGAGCACCCCAACGCCTTGGACCAGGGCTACCAGAGCAGGCAGCAGGCCGCTCACACCCTCCCCGATGTAGTAGGTGGTCAGGAACCGGGGCTCGAGACGCATCATGAAGGGCAGGAAGGTGACGGACGAAGTGCAGTCAACAGTGGCGAGGAAGAAGGTCAAGACGAGGAGCGCTACACTGCGAGGGGCACCGGCAACAACCGCCGTCTCCTTCCAGAAGAAACCCAGCAGGAAGCTCGCCACAGTACCCAGAGAGACGATCGCGTAGATGACTGCCGTTTCGTTCAGGGCGCCGGGCCGGAAGCGGTGCATGAGTGTCACGAAGAGAGGCCCGATGTTGGCCATTtggatgaggacagagaggtaagaGGGCAAGTACCAGCCctctgggatctggggaacaACGAGGGGCAGCTCCACCCACAGGCCATTAATGGAGACCCAGGAACCCATCCCGAAGAGACACGCCAGCAGGTGGGTGAGAAGGGACATGTTGGAGGCGTGTCCTCTAGAAAGGGACGCAAAAGCACAAATCAGCTGCAGGGTCGTTCACTCGTTGAACTCTGACCTTTCGAGCGGGACTAAATGCTGCTGGGCGTCTGAGAGCTGCTAGCGCGACTGTAAAACCTCGTCTCCGTGCAGTGCGATGAAACAGGATGAACGCCGTTATGTTTCATAATAACGAACAATAAAGACTGTTCCGTCAGGATAAGCCCAATCAATGGATTTAAACAAGAAAGAACCGGCCGATGACGCGTTTGTTCGCAGGCGACACCAGAAATAAAGGAATGTTGGAATTGTTTTTACGGGGGCTTGGATGAAGACGTCCTTCCAAGGAAACCATCAATTCCTTTTAATTAATACGAGAACACTATGGGATCAGACGAGTCTATTAATGAGAGTACTCACAGTATACTTTGTCATATACAAATACACTCACACAGTTTATAGTTGCGTTCAAATAAAATATACGGATCATTTGTTCCTGCTTTGGAACACCAGCATGGATTTGAGGATGTGTGTTGATCAGATTGAGTTATAATGGTGAACACTGATACTGGTGAACACTATTGATCGTGTGTCCGTGCAGTGCCCAGACAGGATGGACCCCCCCATAAAATAAACTTCAACCAGCTCTCCAACTgtaagaatgtgtttttgtgtgaactgTTCCTTCACAAGTCAGTAATAACCAATCTGATCGTTCTGATGaatattttcatcttttatttttttaatacattttggaTTAGTTACAAAATTAGTGACAAAttagttaaaatatatattcacacAGTATATAAATATCATATTAGCATTTTTGAAaacttccttttttatttagaGCAGATTCTGAGGTTTCATCAAACACAGCAGAGGAAACGCAACCAGCTGCAAGTCTGGAATACTCAACAGGAACACGTCCGACAAAATAATCTGCACACGCCAAAGActgaaaaataatcaaataaaatcttCACAAATCCCTGCAAGAGTCCCTCAGATTAAATAAAGTCCAGACGTGTCCTCGTCGTTCGGAAGCATCTAAAGTTAATGCCTGACTGAAGTGTGTGACGTCCGCTTCATTATCGGAATGCACTAGAACcattagaaatgaaataaaaatcactaGTAGCTAACAAGTAGTGAAAATCCTCGTCCTGTTGTACAAAAACTTCAAACGA is a window encoding:
- the slc52a3-2a gene encoding riboflavin transporter 2; this encodes MSLLTHLLACLFGMGSWVSINGLWVELPLVVPQIPEGWYLPSYLSVLIQMANIGPLFVTLMHRFRPGALNETAVIYAIVSLGTVASFLLGFFWKETAVVAGAPRSVALLVLTFFLATVDCTSSVTFLPFMMRLEPRFLTTYYIGEGVSGLLPALVALVQGVGVLDCLNGTQTTNLTLSSSNSSVTFDLQAHYQPANFSAEVFFFFLSAMMLVCLLAFLLLNYHPSVARERPSGQYTNGVRETSRRKRKWAEQKPVVDPHKSRSTFGAGSYSCVELLYIFAILAWVNALTNVALPSVQSYSCMPYGNNIYHLSATMAAVSNPLACFIALFFPMRSLLLMGALTLIGSGAGAYIMGMAALSPCPLLLHERSGGVVIVLAWILFVLALSYVKVIIGVILRDEGHSALVWCGAVVQLGSLLGAVTMFPLVSVFSYFSSGDPCSTNCP